In Carassius auratus strain Wakin chromosome 12, ASM336829v1, whole genome shotgun sequence, the sequence TGTTACCCCTGCGCTCTTCCGGCGCGAGTCCAGCCGCTCACTGTGCGAGGATCCTGTCTGCACGCCACTGGTCAGGAAGGTGTTTGAGCGATACCACTGCCGTGAGCGCCGCTGTGGGCCGCTCAACCTGACGCTGGCCGCTCAGTCCTGTGCACACAAGCAGCATCGTGCCATCAAGTCCGTCCGTGTGCGGCAGCTGGAGACACTCCGGCCACTGGCAGAGGACCCCAGGCTCGACATGACCTTCATTCAGCTGGTCAGAGACCCTCGCGCCGTCCTTGCCTCACGCATGGTGGCCTTCTCCAGCAAGTATGACGTTTGGAAGCGGTGGGCCATGGATGGAGACCTTCCGGTGGACGAGGATGAAGTAAGGAAGCTCAAAGGAAACTGTGACAACATCCGCATGTCTGCTGAGATCGGACTGAAGCAGCCACCGTGGCTTCGTGGGCGCTACATGCTAGTGCGCTACGAAGACATTGCGCGATTCCCCATGCGCAAAGCTGCAGAGATGTATGACTTCATAGGCATTCCCTTCACTGCAAAGGTGGAGGAGTGGATCCTAAAAAATACCCAAGCATCTAAGGAGGTCAGTGGAGTTTATTCCACCCAAAAGAACTCCTTGGAGCAGGTGGAGAAATGGAGGTTTAGCATTCCCTTCAAACTTGTGCAGCTGGTGCAAAAAGTGTGCGGCCCCACCATGACTCTATTTGGTTACAAGTTTGCAGAGAACATAGACATGCTGACTGATAAATCAGTAAGTTTGATTGAGGAGAGAACATTTTTATGATTCTACACATATATTTCATGAGGAAGAATGATGAGATTCATGAAGTAATATGTGACATGATTTAAACAAGCTGCAATATGAACTCCTTGCATCACTTGTAAACCAGTattgtaaacaaaatattatttcctTATTTGATAAATGGCCAGTGAGCTCATTTGATGAATAGTCCTAGCAGGCATTTGAATTCTTctctactgtatatactgtaccgTATATATGTTTGTTTGAGGAGAAATGAGCTGGTGCTGTGTGTTCATATATTCTTACTGCAGCCGGATTGCAGAACTCTATGAACCATGTCAATGGAGGACtcatacagaaaaaaatcattttcatagATTAATATATTGTCTTATTTGACAAGGGCTCTTTGTTATAAACAAAAGTGACAaagaataattttataattatgttcATATTACTTTAGGTCAGTTTGTTACGAAA encodes:
- the chst3b gene encoding carbohydrate sulfotransferase 3b yields the protein MRIKYTISIIFIVALVIIEKENNIISKVSDKLSPRLTPLLMLSASLLSAAQHNVSTDSSAHQHLSSLQNSTQSIQLSAASAAGGRKHILLLATTRTGSSFVGEFFNQQGSSMFYLFEPLWHVERMLTVESGGTNASVAGPAYRDVLRQLLLCDFSLLESFIEPPPQDHVTPALFRRESSRSLCEDPVCTPLVRKVFERYHCRERRCGPLNLTLAAQSCAHKQHRAIKSVRVRQLETLRPLAEDPRLDMTFIQLVRDPRAVLASRMVAFSSKYDVWKRWAMDGDLPVDEDEVRKLKGNCDNIRMSAEIGLKQPPWLRGRYMLVRYEDIARFPMRKAAEMYDFIGIPFTAKVEEWILKNTQASKEVSGVYSTQKNSLEQVEKWRFSIPFKLVQLVQKVCGPTMTLFGYKFAENIDMLTDKSVSLIEERTFL